In Cryptomeria japonica chromosome 10, Sugi_1.0, whole genome shotgun sequence, a genomic segment contains:
- the LOC131035472 gene encoding F-box protein At2g32560 isoform X2, protein MFFFLISCLSFLLVFQSLILHPLVLWVQGWAKNEMNVFSGWFGAGLSQALMDLIRKRSLVKLCAEMCLKRKCLQRVENIDEDEEKYSILDLPELVLEGILGRLSPSNLCNMTGVCKDLRDRCRNNYLWEPHLKAKWGKVVGLAAHREWQWTVAMNKEMGMPDSGKPKGWLGALTCIWPLSLLKINPQINSTRKRGPPSDSLMAWYMALESGKFWFPAQVYNREHGHVGFMLSCYDAELSYDCTTDTFQARYPPHGHRTIVIEEGIQWDRLRAPPVDTAAHDLHISDCLNDLRPDDHVEIQWRRNKEFPYGRMVVWSCGALRFLQ, encoded by the exons ATGTTTTTCTTCTTGATATCTTGCCTCTCCTTTCTCTTGGTGTTCCAATCTCTAATCCTACATCCCTTAGTACTGTGGGTACAGGGCTGGGCCAAGAATGAGATGAATGTTTTCTCGGGCTGGTTTGGGGCAGGACTGTCACAGGCACTTATGGATTTGATCCGAAAGAGAAGCTTGGTAAAACTCTGTGCTGAAATGTGTTTGAAGAGGAAATGTCTTCAAAGAGTGGAAAatatagatgaagatgaagaaaaatattcTATTTTAGATCTACCAGAATTAGTGCTGGAGGGAATATTGGGGAGGCTTTCCCCTTCCAACCTATGCAATATGACAGGGGTCTGCAAAGATCTGAGGGATAGGTGTAGAAATAATTATCTGTGGGAACCTCATTTGAAAGCCAAATGGGGCAAGGTGGTTGGTCTTGCAGCTCACAGGGAATGGCAATGGACTGTGGCAATGAATAAGGAGATGGGAATGCCTGATAGTGGCAAGCCTAAGGGCTGGTTAGGTGCCTTGACTTGCATTTGGCCTCTTTCATTGCTGAAAATCAATCCCCAGATTAACAGTACACGTAAAAGAGGCCCTCCCTCTGATTCACTCATGGCATGGTACATGGCACTTGAAAGTGGAAAGTTCTGGTTTCCAGCCCAGGTGTATAATCGTGAG CATGGACATGTTGGATTTATGCTATCATGCTATGATGCAGAGCTTAGCTATGATTGTACAACAGACACCTTTCAAGCAAG ATACCCACCTCATGGCCATAGAACAATTGTCATTGAGGAGGGGATACAGTGGGACAGGCTAAGGGCACCTCCGGTGGATACAGCTGCTCACGATCTTCATATATCTGACTGTTTGAATGACCTGCGTCCAGATGATCATGTTGAAATACAGTGGAGGAGAAATAAGGAATTTCCTTATGGTAG GATGGTGGTATGGAGTTGTGGGGCACTCAGATTCTTGCAATAA